The region gttgagccaggctgttgacatgaagctaggtttagggttagggttgagccaggttgttgacatgaagctaggtttagggttagggttgagccaggctgttgacatgaagctaggtttagggttagggttgagcccggctgttgacatgaagctaggtttagggttagagttgagccaggctgttgacatgaagctaggtttagggttagggttgagccaggttgttgacatgaagctaggtttagggttagggttgagcccggctgttgacatgaagctaggtttagggttagggttgagccaggttgttgacatgaagctaggtttagggttagggttgagcccggctgttgacatgaagctaggtttagggttagggttgagccaggttgttgacatgaagctagatttagggttagagttgagccaggctgttgacatgaagctaggtttagggttagggttgagccaggttgttgacatgaagctagatttagggttagagttgagccAGGTTGTTGACATGAagataggtttagggttagagttgagccaggctgttgacatgaagctaggtttagggttagggttgagccaggttgttgacatgaagctaggtttagggttagggttgagccaggctgttgacatgaagctaggtttagggttagagttgagccagggtgtgtgtgtggctcttgtTGCTCATctgttggttaagggttagggttaggtcactGGGGTTACAGACATACAACTCCAGCATCTGGTTGATAGATGTGacacaagacaaacacacagatcACACATACAGATCACATAcaaactctctgtctgtctgtctctctctgtctgtctgtctctgtctgtctctctctctctctgtctgtctgtctgtctgtctttgtccaGGAGATAAAGAAGGATgtgaagagagaggtggggcctaagtctgatctctccaatgGCAGTGCAAGTCCTGTGTCTGAGCCCAGCCTACGACCAGCCAGGAAAGGTAAGCCCCCCCACCCCGcgcacatgcacagacacacacacacacacacacatacacatacacacacacacacaggtccttaGATAGGTTATATTCCCACCTGCTCAAACACAGATCCCATTAGTGAGATATGGATTTAGGGTCAGGTTATGTCCTTCTcacaacacacatgcacacatttgTAGTTCTACCTTTCACTAAAGGAATTAATCACTATACTAACAGTACTATGTATCGTCGCTATCTGATGAAAACCTCCTAACTTAATTTTTTAAGTTTTTTAAGTTTTAAATATATTGAACGCAGTAACTCCCCTCAACAAAAACATTTCATGACTCTAGGGccataaaatgtattaaacatttcTTATGAAGTTCGTTAATGGGAAAATATAGTAATTTTTCCAATTTCCTGAAATGTTTCTGTTTTAGAAATAAGAGGTTTTCATTGGACAGCGACAATATATTACAgcgcattcgtaaagtattcagactcctttaatttttccacattttgttacgttacagccttattctaaaatggattaaatcgttttttcccctcatcaatttacacacaaaaccccataatgacaaagcaaaaacaggtttttagacatttttgcacatttaaaaaatacaaaactgaaatatcacatttacataattattcagatcctttactcagtactttgtttcctccagatgtgacgcttggcattcaggccaaagagttcaatattggtttcatcagaccagagaatcttgtttctcatggtctgagagtcctttaggtgtcttttggcaaactccaagcgggctgtcatgtgccttttattgaggactggtttccgtctggccactcttccataaaggcctgatttggtggtgtgctgcagagatggttgtccttctggaaggttctcccatctcgacagaggaactctggagatctatcagagtgaccattgggttcttggtcacctccttgaccaaggcccttctcccccgattgctcagtttggccaggtggccagctctaggaagagtcttggtggttccaaacttcttcccattaagaatgatagaggtcactgtgttcttggggaccttcaatgctgcagatattttaaacaaacaaaaaaattgtgtgaattttacccccttttctctccaattttgtggtacctaattgttagtagttactatttTGTCTTGTCGCTagaactcccgtacgggctcgggagagacgaaggtcgaaagccatgcatcctccgaaacacaacccaaccaagccgcactgcttcttaacacagcgcgcatccaaccctgaagccagccgcaccaatgtgtcggaggaaacaccgtgcacctggcgacctggttagcgcgcgtgatgagacaaggatatcccttccggccaaatcctccctaacccggacgacgctaggccaattgtgcgtagccccacggacctcccggtcgcggcctgcagacattttttggtaaaatggcaaagggtctgaatacttaagtaaataaggtatttctgttttaaatttAACAAAttggaaaacattttttttcactttgtcattttggggtattgtgtgtagattgatgaggaaacatttttatttaatcaattttagaataaggctgtaacttaacaaaatgtggaaaagtaaagggctctgaatactttccgaatgcactgtatatgttgttTAGTATATGTGCAGTGGGCTACAAATAATATTTGTGAACATAATACATAattaaatagtgtgtgtgtgtgtgtgtgtgtgtatgtgtgtgtgtgtgtgtgtgtgtgtgcgttccccCCAGGAGATCAGATCCGCCAAAGGAGGTGTAAGGCGTCATTTAGCTATGTTCCCCAGAATGAGGACGAGTTAGAGCTGAAGATAGGAGATGTCATCAACATACTgggggaggtgagaggggaggcTGACATACTgggggaggtgagaggggaggcTGACATACTgggggaggtgagaggggaggcTGACTGTATGTTTGGCTGTGTTTTTCAACTTTCTCTTTACTGTAGTTACTGCGCCCTCTTGTGGCCACATGACAGACCTATTAAACCAAATTATGATTCGGTAGTGACCCTGCGTTCATTCATAAGCAGGTATATTAACTTCCCCACAGGAGCTAGCTTTCTTGGAGCCGTTGATAGCGTGCAGGTCTCCCGACCAGAACCTTGTGGTTTTGATTCCACCCTCAGATAAGTTCACTATCCCTTCATGTTTCATGTGTTCAGGTGGAGGAGGGCTGGTGGGAGGGCAGTCTGAATGGTAAGACAGGGATGTTTCCCTCCAACTTCACCAGAGAGCTGGAGGACACGCCCCCTTCACTAGACACATCCACTAGGTCATCACAGGAGGAGCTACGCAGCAGCAGGACCAGTGAGTCACTCACACTCATGCACGTGTACGCATCActggtcaaatgttttttattagCATGAAATGGCAGATACGTATGAATACATTTGAATACTATTTAAGGAAATCCAGTGATATGATTCTGCAGAACTCGAGATGGTTTTTAATGCAATTATAAGCATAAATGGTCATTATATGTGTATGTGCTTTCGTGTGTAGGTAAAGACAGTCCAGGCAGTGAGAGTGATGGCGGAGAGAGTCGCTCTGACAGCGGAGAGATTCAACCCAAAAAGGTtatctatctgtctgtttgtctggacaaaccatttctgtatggacctcgctttgtgcacagggggatTGTCACAAtgtaacaggaaagggccttccccaaactgctgccacagagttggaagcacataatcgtctCAAATGTCATTGTAtcctgtagcgttaagattttccttcattggaaataaggggcctagcctgaaccatgaaaaacagccccagaccattatttctccgcGACCAAACTTGGCACtacgcattggggcaggtagcgttctcctggcatctgccatacccagattcgtctgtcagactgccagatggtgaagcatgattcatcactccagagaacgcgtttccactgctccagtcccaATGGCGgagagcttgtgtggcctaccacttcgcggctgagccgttgttgctcctagatgcttccacttcacaatatccacacttagagttgaccgggggcatctctagcagggcagaaatatgacaaactgacatgttagaaaggtggcatcctatgacggtgtcacgttgaatgtcactgagctcttctgtaaggccgttctactgccaatgtttgtctatggagattgcatggcggtgtgcttgattgtatacacctgtcagcaacgcgtgtggatgaaatagccaaatccactaatttgaagaggtaTCTACATACTTTTGGCCACATAGTGTTTAtatcgtgagtgtgtgtgttccattaccagtcaaatgtttggacacacctactcattgggacggcagggtagcctagtggttagagtgttggactagcaacactgcaagttcaaatcccgagctgacaaatctgtcgttctgcccctgaacaggcagttaacccactgttccaaggccgtcattgaaaataagaatttgttcttaactgacttgcctagttaaatataaaaaaaattcaagggtttttctttatttttactattttctacattgtagaataatagtgaagacatcaacactatgaaataacacatggaatcaatactaaccaaaaaagtgttaaacaaatctaaatatattttagatttgagattctttaaagtacccaccctttgccttgatgatagctttgcacactcttggcattccctcaacctgcttcacctggaatgcttttccaacagtcttgatggagttcccacatatgctgagcacttgttggctgctttttcctctgcagtccaactcatcccaaaccatctcaatttggttgaggttggctgattgtggaggccaggtcatctgatgcagtactccatcactctccttcttggtaaaatcgcccttacacagcctggatgtgtgttgggtcattgtcctgtagaaTATccaatgatagtctcactaagcgcaaaccagatgggatggcgtatcgctgtagaatgctgtggtagccatgctggttaagtgtgccttgaattctaaataaatcacagacagtgtcaccagcaaagacccctacaccatcatacctcctcctccatgcttcacagtgggaaccacacatggggagatcatccgttcacctactctgcatctcacaaagacatgccaGTTGGAACCAAACATATCAAAccaaatcagaccaaaggacagatttccaccggtttaatgtccGTTGCTTgttccttggcccaagcaagtttatttttcttattggtgacctttcgtagtggtttctttgcagcaattagacaatgaaggcctgattcaaacagtctcctctgaacagttgatgttgagatgtctgttacttgaactctgaagcatttatttgggctgcaatttctgacgctggtaactcgaatgaacttatcctctgcagcagaggtaactctgggtcttcctttcctgtggtggtcctcatgagagcacatttcatcatagcgcttgatggtttttgcaactgcacaaagttattgaaatgttctgtattggctgaccttcatgtcttaaagtaatgatggactgttgtttctttttgcttatctgagctgttcttgccatggaCTTGGgctttaaccaaatagggctttaaccaaatagtgctatcttgTGTATACCATccttacaacacaactgattgtctcaaaggcattaagaaggaaagaaattccacaaatgaacttttaacaaggcacacctgttaattgaaatgcattccaggtgactacctcatgaagctggttgagggaatgccaagagtgtgcaatgctgtcatcaaggcaaagggtggcgactttgatgaatctcaaatctaaaatatattttgatttatttagcaCTTCTTTGGTTagtacttgattccatatgtgatattgAATCAAGCTggagtggcagggtagcctagtggttagagcgttggactagtaaccggaaggttgcaagttcaaatccccaaatccctgtcattgaaaataagaatttgttcgtaactgacttgcctagttaaataaaggtaaaataaaaaatgagtaggtgtgtccaaacatttgactggtactgtatagacactaccgttcaaaagtttggggtcaaatTTCATTATTTTTGAAGGAgaggcacatttttttgtccattaaaataacatcaaattgatcagaagtacagtgtagacattgttaatgttgtaaattactattgtagctggaaacggctgattttaaaaaaaatggaatatctacataggcgtatagaggaccattatcagcaactatcactcctgtgacatttctaagtgacccgaaacttttgaacgtgtgtgtgtgtgtgtgtgtgtgtgtgtgtgtgtgtgtgtgtatatatatatatatatatatatatatatatatatatatctatctatctcgtGGTAAGTGTGGTTTAATAACAGTGTCATGATAACTTTAATATGTTATAACAATAGTTGTGGTATCTATAGTTAGTAATAGTGTAATTGTGTTAACTAGTTAGTAATAGTGTAGTTGTGTTAACTAGTTAGTAATAGTGTAATTGTGTTAAATAGTTAGTAATAGTGTAGTTGTGTTAACTAGTTAGTAATAGCGTAGTTGTGTTAACTAGTTAGTAATAGTGTAGTTGTGTTAACTAGTTAGTAATAGTGTAGTTGTGTTAACTAGTTAGTAATAGTGTAGGTGTGTTAACTAGTTAGTAATAGTGTAGTTGTGTTAACTAGTTAGTAATAGTGTAGGTGTGTTAACTAGTTAGTAATAGTGTAGTTGTGTTAACTATAGTAGTGGTAATGTGTCTCCAGGTTCGAGGGTTCGGGTTCGGTGACATCTTTAAAGACCAGCCCATCAGACTGAGACCTGCATCTGAAGATatggacacagagggagagaaggtgacacacatatacacacacataatagtgcatatacaggtaactgccaaaacaatggaaacacttgagtaaatgaggataacaaggtacagtgccttgcgaaagtattcggcccccttgaactttgcgaccttttgccacatttcaggcttcaaacataaagatataaaactgtatttttttgtgaagaatcaacaacaagtgggacacaatcatgaagtggaacggcatttattggatatttcaaacttttttaacaaatcaaaaactgaaaaattgggcgtgcaaaattattcagcccctttactttcagtgcagcaaactctctccagaagttcagtgaggatctctgaatgatccaatgttgacctaaatgactaatgatgataaatacaatccacctgtgtgtaatcaagtctccgtataaatgcacctgcactgtgatagtctcaaaggtccgttaaaagcgcagagagcatcatgaagaacaaggaacacaccaggcaggtccgagatactgttgtgaagaagtttaaagccggatttggatacaaaaagatttcccaagctttaaacatcccaaggagcactgtgcaagtgataatattgaaatggaaggagtatcagaccactgcaaatctaccaagacctggccgtccctctaaactttcagctcatacaaggagaagactgatcagagatgcagccaagaggcccatgatcactctggatgaactgcagagatctacagctgaggtgggagactctgtccataggacaacaatcagtcgtatattgcacaaatctggcctttatggaagagtggcaagaaaaaaaaaaattcttaaagatatccataaaaagtgtcgtttaaagtttgccacaagccacctgggagacacaccaaacatgtggaagaaggtgctttggtcagatgaaaccaaaattgaactttttggcaacaatgcaacacgttatgtttggcgtaaaagcaacacagctcatcacactgaacacaccatccccactgtcaaacatggtggtggcagcatcatggtttgggcctgcttttctttagcagggacagggaagatggttaaaattgatgggaagatggatggagccaaatacaggaccattctggaagaaaacctgatggagtctgcaaaagacctgagactgggacggagatttgtcttccaacaagacaatgatccaaaacataaagcaaaatctacaatggaatggttcaaaaataaacatatccaggtgttagaatagccaagtcaaagtccagacctgaatccaatcgagaatctgtggaaagaactgaaaactgctgttcacaaatgctctccatccaacctcactgagctcgagctgttttgcaagaaggaatgggaaaaaatttcagtctctcgatgtgcaaaactgatagagacataccccaagcgacttacagctgtaatcgcagcaaaaggtggcgctacaaagtattaacttaagggggctgaataattttgcacgcccaatttttccgtttttgatttgttaaaaaagtttgaaatatccaataaatgtcgttccacttcatgattgtgtcccacttgttgttgattcttcacaaaaaaatacaattttatatctttatgtttgaagcctgaaatgtggcaaaaggtcgcaaagttcaagggggccgaatactttcgcaaggcactgtatattgaaagcagatgcTTTCACACAGgcgtggttcctgagttaattaagcaattaacatgtATAAGAATGCTGGGCATGCCATTATTTTGGCTGCTATGCCCCATAGTCACCATCCATCcagagtggtcactgaatggtttgatgagcatgaaaacgatgttaaccatatgccatggccgtctcagtcaccagatctcaacccaattgaacacttactATATGGGATATTCTGGAGCAGTGCCTGaaacagtgttttccaccaccatcaacaaaacaccaaataatggaaTTTCTTGGAGGCTTggagaatctatgccaaggtggattaaagctgttctggctcgtggtggtcCAACATCCTATTaacacactttatgttggtgtttcctttattttggccgTTACCTGtatgatgtttgtgtgtgtaaatggGAGAAAGGAAGTCCAGACTAGGCTCCGCCTTTTCCTGTCTTTCAGTTCCACAGCAGAGGAAGTACTTCTCATTACaaacattcaaacacacacacacacacacacacacacacacactcccttcatCAGTGAGAGAGAGCTCTacggggagtgagggagggaggaaggaagagggaggCATTGGGGGTTTTCTCCgacgtgtacacacacagacatacactggGTCACTGTGGAGGGTAAGACAGCtacatctctctccttttctctctttctcttgactttttctcttccctctctcgctGTATTAGTGTTGAATCTGCTTTGTAAAGGGACTGTCTGGATGATGGCAGGGTTACATTTTCTTCAGGGTGTGTCTTGTCAAGGTGCGTATGCGTGTGCTAATCTATGTTTGTCGGgtgtgtgtttgagtatgtgAGTTTGGGTACGTGTcacggtgtgtgtgttttgagtatGTGAGTTTTGGTACGTGTCAGGGTGTGTGTAGGATGTTTAGCAGCCTGTCCTGCTGTGCGGGTGGCTGTAGTGATGGTTTATGGGAAGTGTAGTCTCAGTTCTCTAATGAATGGgggcgcgggggggggggggggggggggggggggttaccatGGATAGTTCTGGGGAGTAGCATTTAGACACAGATGCAGGATCAGATTGTCCCTCCCTAAAAAAAAACAGTGTCTAGAGTTAACATTTGTACTAGACTGGAATGTCTCCTCCCCTGAGGGCTGAGGAAGTATCCAGCTGTGTGTCACAGTCTGACGTTACTTTAACGATGGTTGACCAGTTGTGTACGGGTAGGTGAGTGTGTGCCTCACACTACTCATATTAAGTACAACTCGGATTAgactgggtggagagagagggatggagtgagctATGGAAGGGtaggagggagaaagagtgaacaagggtgggagagtgagagagggggagggggagggagagtgggtggTTTACTGAGTGTGAAACAGAGAAGTGTGTGTTTGAGACAGAccaggctctgtgtgtgtgtgtgtttcctgttgAAGAGCCACTCTTGTTCCACAAACATAGCGTAGGGATCCGTTCCAGCCTTATAACAACAGCCCcttatacactacacacacaactatacatacacacgcacacacacacggagcccAGTCTCTACGGATTTGATCCCCTGATTATTTCACATGGAGATATATGggtatgtatttatgtatttgtgtgtgtttccctCCACTCCTCTAGGCACAGGTTAGCAAATCACCCTCTGTTGCCCCGGAAACTATGAAGGCGGAACCTGAGGGCAAGGTGAAAGGTGAGAATGAGGGGCCTGGGATCTACTAGATTCTCATTGGACAGTCTGTCTCACTTCCTGATTCATACCTAGAATAAGATAACGATGCTGAGTCTCTTGATTTGCTAGAAATACACTTTTGGGATTCAGAGTTCCTCTTTGTTCTGACTGGTTCTCAGGCCGTGAGCTGTGTAAAGTCATCTTCCCGTACGACGCCCAGAACGAAGACGAGCTGTCAATCAAAGAGGGAGAGATCATCTCCATCAttaacagggtgtgtgtgtgtgtatgcaggggagcttttagaagtggggggtataattatcattatttattttttatccagtCGGATTAatactccaaacagcctacccgaccgtttggaggcgtccgcatggtcctaaagcacactgttgcctcgttttgtatcacattccaatgattaaACTCaaggggacaaaaatgcaatttcagaatgtggggggtaCATGTtgcacccgtgtgtgtgtgtgtgtgtgtgtgtgtgtgtgtgtgtgtgtgtgtgtgtgagagatagggGTGTGTGCATGCGTATAACCTGCGTATGTGAATTCTGTGTGTTGTAGGACTGTGCTGACGCGGGGTGGTGGATGGGGGAGGtaggggggagaaagggagtcTTCCCTGATAACTTTGTCAAGCTGCTAATTCCTGATGTAGAGAAAGAGGTAAGACACACAATATAATTGGATTTATGCTGTTTTGGCAGTGTTCAAGGAAGGAAATTCCATGAGAGCAAaattactttgtgtgtgtgtgcatgtgcacgtgtgtgtttgcAGAGACCAAAGAAGCCGCCTCCCCCCAGTGCCCCCTCAGCTAAACACACCACAGGTAATCCCCTTATCCtcacctctcttttcctctcctctcttcccttttcatccCTAATCTCCATCCTCTATCACCATCCTCTATCTCAAGCCTCCATCTCAATGCTCTATTTCCATCCTCTCTCAATCCTCTATCTCAATaatatctctcctctatctccatcctctatctctcctctgtctccatcctctctctctcctctctcattcctctctatcctctatctccaCTCTCTATCCTCAATCCTCTATCTCAATCCTCTATCTCCATTCTCTATCTCAATCCTCTATCTCCATTCTCTATCTCAATCCTCTATCTCAATCCTCTATCTCAATCCTCTATCTCAATCCTCTATCTccattctctatctctcctctatctcaatcctctctctcctctatctccattctctatcctctatctccgTCCTCTATCTCAATCCTCTATCTCAATCCTCTATCTCAATCCTCTATCTCCATCCTCTCTTAATCCTCTATCGccatcctctctcctttatctccatcctctatctccatcctctatctccatcctctctcctctgtcgcaatcctctctccagcctctatctcccatcctctcctctgttgcaatcctctctccatcctctatcttCATCCTCTATCGccatcctctatctctcctctgtctcaatcctctctctcctctatctcaatCCTCCATCTCattcctttgtctctcctctctctgctcttctccgCTCAGACACTGGTACCGTTTTGTGTGCGTCTCAATCCTCTCTATCTCCATATCCGCTCCtctattttctgtgtgtgttagtgtaagggagagaggcagaaacCGTTAGCTATGGAGATCATTAaaccagacagatagacagagttaGAACGAGAGAGAACCAAAGATGGAGAACCAAAGATCTAGGGAGGAGTGTCAGTAATGTCTCCCTGagttgacccctgacccctgtgtGACCTGTAGAGAAAAGATCGGAAGTCAGAAAGGTACCCCCGGAGCGCCCCGAGCACCTGCCTCATAGACCACCTGATGACAACAAaggtactatagtactactacaaaTACTAAACTCTGCCTCACAGATCTGATGACAACAGAGGTACTCCCATACTACTACCACAGTACTACTATTatacaactactactatactacaactactaccaatACTATACTGCACTATTCCAGTATAATCTGCTATGCCTGCTGCAGCCTGACTACTGCTCTCTCTATGACTACTACCCTATATGGCTATTCAGCCTGCTTGGGTTCCTATTCAGCCTGCTTGGGTTCCTATTCAGCCTGCTTGGGTTCCTATTCAGCCTGCTTGGGTTCCTATTCAGCCTGCTTGGGTTCCTATTCAGCCTGCTTGGGTTCCTATTCAGCCTGCTTGGGTTCCTATTCAGCCTGCTTGGGTTCCTATTCAGCCTGCTTGGGTTCCTATTCAGCCTGCTTGGGTTCCTATTCAGCCTGCTTTGGGTTCCTATTCAGCCTGCTTTGGGTTCCTATTCAGCCTGCTTTGGGTTCCTATTCAGCCTGCTTTGGGTTCCTATTCAGCCTGCTTTGGGTTCCTATTCAGCCTGCTTTGGGTTCCTATTCAGCCAGCTTTGGGTTCCTATTCAGCCTGCTTTGGGTTCCTATTCAGCCTGCTTTGGGTTCCTATTCAGCCTGCTTTGGGTTCCTATTCAGCCTGCTTTGGGTTCCTATTCAGCCTGCTTTGGGTTCCTATTCAGCCTGCTTTGGGTTCCTATTCAGCCTGCTTTGGGTTCCTATTCAGCCTGCTTTGGGTTCCTATTCAGCCTGCTTTGGGTTCCTATTCAGCCTGCTTGGGTTCCTATTCAGCCTGTTTGGACCCTATTCAGCCTGTTTGGGCCTTATGCTGCAGCTCTCCCCACCTCTTCAGCTGGCTGACACCTCACCTCTATGTTGaccgtgtgtgactgtgtgtatgacGTTCCCATTCAGAGACCTATTTTACCCTCTCCGTATACATGTATGTGTTTGTTaacttgtgtgcgtgtgtaggtGAGGAGGTGAAGGTTGGAGAGATCCCTAAGCCCACCCTCCCATCCAAATCTCCAAAGAAGCCCCACCCACCAAAGACAAgctcctcccacctccctccccgaCGCCCTGACAGACCTGAGAGACCTCCAACTGTaccgtcagtacacacacacacacactcccacacatacacacacacacaaatcaacacACACTAAAGTTGTTGTTTGGTCTACCTGTTCAGGTGCGAGAGCCCTAAGTTTGAGGGTGGGGCTGTGACTCCAGATCCTGCCTTTGACAGGTCAAAAGATATTGGTGAGTTTGACAGGACAAGGGGCCAATCAGGGTCAGTTTGACAGTTA is a window of Oncorhynchus mykiss isolate Arlee chromosome 11, USDA_OmykA_1.1, whole genome shotgun sequence DNA encoding:
- the sh3kbp1 gene encoding SH3 domain-containing kinase-binding protein 1 isoform X1, encoding MVEAVVEFDYEAQQEDELSLHVGDIIVKVTKDDGGWWEGEIDGRRGLFPDNFVREIKKDVKREVGPKSDLSNGSASPVSEPSLRPARKGDQIRQRRCKASFSYVPQNEDELELKIGDVINILGEVEEGWWEGSLNGKTGMFPSNFTRELEDTPPSLDTSTRSSQEELRSSRTSKDSPGSESDGGESRSDSGEIQPKKVRGFGFGDIFKDQPIRLRPASEDMDTEGEKAQVSKSPSVAPETMKAEPEGKVKGRELCKVIFPYDAQNEDELSIKEGEIISIINRDCADAGWWMGEVGGRKGVFPDNFVKLLIPDVEKERPKKPPPPSAPSAKHTTEKRSEVRKVPPERPEHLPHRPPDDNKGEEVKVGEIPKPTLPSKSPKKPHPPKTSSSHLPPRRPDRPERPPTVPCESPKFEGGAVTPDPAFDRSKDIDVVDLDSVVLSTEKLNHPTAMRPRVLDRRPRSQIISTSSLSSIDLLNFPVVEEEKSEKDREKEEEQDSLCPRPVDVSKRKALPTITVPDSKCLLPPKPAVLPLLSTGSLALHSTSPPPSTVNHTSSGLSPSPERRPTPTLEELRGQLRELRASVELLKSQHRQEMKQLSSDLEEEKRIRITLQIEVEQIKKSLAK
- the sh3kbp1 gene encoding SH3 domain-containing kinase-binding protein 1 isoform X2, with product MEAVVEFDYEAQQEDELSLHVGDIIVKVTKDDGGWWEGEIDGRRGLFPDNFVREIKKDVKREVGPKSDLSNGSASPVSEPSLRPARKGDQIRQRRCKASFSYVPQNEDELELKIGDVINILGEVEEGWWEGSLNGKTGMFPSNFTRELEDTPPSLDTSTRSSQEELRSSRTSKDSPGSESDGGESRSDSGEIQPKKVRGFGFGDIFKDQPIRLRPASEDMDTEGEKAQVSKSPSVAPETMKAEPEGKVKGRELCKVIFPYDAQNEDELSIKEGEIISIINRDCADAGWWMGEVGGRKGVFPDNFVKLLIPDVEKERPKKPPPPSAPSAKHTTEKRSEVRKVPPERPEHLPHRPPDDNKGEEVKVGEIPKPTLPSKSPKKPHPPKTSSSHLPPRRPDRPERPPTVPCESPKFEGGAVTPDPAFDRSKDIDVVDLDSVVLSTEKLNHPTAMRPRVLDRRPRSQIISTSSLSSIDLLNFPVVEEEKSEKDREKEEEQDSLCPRPVDVSKRKALPTITVPDSKCLLPPKPAVLPLLSTGSLALHSTSPPPSTVNHTSSGLSPSPERRPTPTLEELRGQLRELRASVELLKSQHRQEMKQLSSDLEEEKRIRITLQIEVEQIKKSLAK